A single region of the Legionella oakridgensis ATCC 33761 = DSM 21215 genome encodes:
- the sufD gene encoding Fe-S cluster assembly protein SufD: MSELLDFYQQQAALQQSQIPWLANLQKKALADFAKQGFPARHHEDWKYTTIDSFLKQRFSTKQTAQVAMQDIRRDIPDAHLITIANGTIIGLDTVAAHLPEGVIVQPLTAAWCNYAEKMELYLGKILQHEHGFQALNTAMLQQGLFIYLPKGIQLEKPLAVVHWQGNENQAVYSRHVVVAEAGSSISFIEDFQGKETCCYFTNTVTEMHAAKGATIHHYKIQRESRHAYHVGHVAVSQAADSEVNSHSLSLGGKLVRSDISIRLSQSHARCLLNGIYALGEEQHVDHHTLVSHEAADCQSVQDYKGILGGASRAVFNGKVYVAKGAQHTEAKQQNKNLLLSKNAEIDTKPQLEIFADDVICTHGATVGQLDEEALFYLATRGIDRVEASRYLIEAFAANNLQQMANLKLADWMRQLLLTVCRDYNF; encoded by the coding sequence ATGAGCGAACTTCTGGACTTTTACCAACAGCAGGCCGCATTACAGCAATCGCAAATACCTTGGCTTGCAAATTTGCAAAAGAAAGCCTTGGCTGATTTTGCCAAACAAGGGTTTCCTGCACGCCATCATGAGGATTGGAAATACACAACCATTGATTCCTTTCTTAAGCAGCGTTTTTCCACAAAGCAGACTGCCCAGGTAGCAATGCAAGACATCCGTAGGGATATTCCAGACGCCCATCTTATTACCATCGCTAATGGTACAATCATTGGTTTAGATACGGTGGCTGCTCATTTGCCAGAAGGCGTGATTGTACAACCTCTAACGGCAGCATGGTGCAATTACGCTGAAAAAATGGAACTTTACTTGGGCAAGATCTTGCAGCATGAGCATGGTTTTCAAGCTTTAAATACGGCTATGTTGCAACAGGGATTATTTATCTATCTTCCTAAAGGGATTCAACTTGAGAAGCCATTGGCGGTGGTGCATTGGCAAGGCAATGAGAATCAGGCAGTTTACTCGCGGCATGTGGTTGTGGCGGAGGCGGGCAGCAGCATAAGTTTTATTGAGGATTTTCAAGGAAAGGAGACGTGTTGTTATTTTACGAATACCGTTACTGAAATGCATGCAGCAAAAGGGGCAACCATCCATCATTATAAGATTCAGCGTGAAAGTAGGCACGCGTATCATGTTGGGCATGTTGCCGTAAGTCAGGCCGCTGACAGTGAAGTTAATAGTCATTCTTTAAGTTTGGGTGGGAAACTTGTGCGCAGCGATATAAGCATCCGCTTGTCTCAATCGCACGCGCGCTGCTTGTTGAATGGTATCTATGCTTTGGGTGAAGAACAACATGTGGATCATCACACGCTGGTGTCTCATGAGGCTGCTGATTGTCAAAGTGTTCAGGATTATAAAGGAATTTTAGGTGGAGCTTCACGAGCAGTCTTTAATGGCAAGGTCTATGTTGCCAAAGGGGCTCAGCATACGGAAGCAAAGCAGCAAAATAAAAATTTATTATTGAGTAAAAACGCTGAAATTGATACCAAGCCTCAACTGGAGATTTTCGCGGATGATGTGATTTGTACTCATGGCGCGACCGTGGGGCAATTGGATGAAGAGGCTTTATTTTATTTGGCTACCCGCGGTATTGATAGAGTTGAAGCAAGCCGCTATTTAATTGAAGCATTTGCTGCAAACAATTTGCAACAAATGGCCAATCTGAAATTGGCGGATTGGATGCGCCAGTTATTATTAACCGTTTGTCGCGACTACAATTTTTAA
- a CDS encoding SUF system Fe-S cluster assembly protein — protein sequence MLGFKKKQDNKAALQEAVIAALKTVFDPEIPVNIYDLGLIYDIAIDEAKQVQIQMTLTSPGCPVAQTFPGTVEQTVNQVEGVKDCTVELVWEPPWTQERMSEAARLELGMFY from the coding sequence ATGTTAGGGTTTAAAAAGAAGCAAGATAACAAAGCAGCGTTGCAAGAAGCGGTGATAGCCGCGCTCAAAACGGTGTTTGATCCTGAAATCCCGGTGAATATCTATGATTTGGGTCTGATTTACGACATTGCCATCGATGAAGCAAAACAAGTGCAAATCCAAATGACATTGACTTCTCCTGGCTGCCCTGTCGCGCAAACATTTCCTGGCACGGTTGAGCAAACCGTAAATCAAGTCGAGGGTGTTAAAGATTGTACGGTTGAATTGGTGTGGGAGCCTCCCTGGACGCAAGAACGCATGAGTGAAGCGGCGCGTTTGGAATTGGGAATGTTTTATTAA
- a CDS encoding aminotransferase class V-fold PLP-dependent enzyme, translated as MSRTKLIETLDLDAIRLDFPVLQQKVNDKKLIYLDNAATTQKPKSVIQAIANFYSHDNANVHRSVHALSVRATQKFEEAREKVRRFIHAKHAYECIFVRGTTEAINLVAQSFVAPRIRPGEEILITHMEHHSNIVPWQMVCKKTGARLSVAPISLEGEILLDEFEKKLSNNTKFVAINYVSNALGTINPVKQMIDMAHAHGALVLLDGAQATAHLPIDVQSLGCDFYAFSGHKMYGPTGIGVLWGKERLLDDMAPYQGGGEMIHYVTFAATDYAPLPYKFEAGTPNIAGAIGLAAAMDYLWSLDMEAIVAYESHLLEYAAQAVQSVKGFNLIGTAADKVPIISFVHGKIHAHDIGTILDTEGIAIRSGHHCTMPLMDFFDVPATTRISLSFYNTEKEVDACVKALHKVKEVFAK; from the coding sequence ATGAGCAGAACAAAGTTGATTGAAACATTGGACTTGGATGCCATACGTCTTGACTTTCCTGTCTTGCAGCAGAAGGTGAATGATAAGAAGCTGATTTATCTGGATAATGCTGCGACCACGCAAAAGCCGAAATCAGTCATTCAAGCCATAGCGAATTTTTACAGTCATGATAATGCGAATGTGCACCGCAGTGTTCATGCACTTAGTGTGCGTGCTACCCAGAAATTTGAGGAAGCGCGGGAAAAAGTTCGGCGTTTCATTCATGCAAAACATGCCTATGAATGCATTTTTGTGCGTGGCACGACGGAAGCCATTAATCTGGTTGCACAAAGCTTTGTGGCGCCGCGTATTCGACCCGGCGAGGAAATTTTGATCACTCACATGGAGCATCACTCAAACATTGTTCCATGGCAGATGGTTTGTAAAAAAACGGGTGCTCGTTTAAGCGTGGCGCCTATTTCACTCGAGGGGGAAATCTTACTGGATGAGTTTGAGAAAAAATTATCTAACAACACCAAGTTTGTTGCTATCAATTACGTTTCAAACGCTTTGGGTACGATTAATCCTGTTAAACAGATGATTGATATGGCGCATGCACACGGCGCTTTGGTATTGCTGGATGGTGCTCAGGCGACTGCCCATTTGCCGATTGATGTGCAATCCCTTGGTTGTGATTTTTATGCTTTTTCTGGACATAAAATGTATGGTCCAACTGGCATAGGGGTCCTTTGGGGAAAAGAGCGTTTGCTGGACGATATGGCCCCTTATCAGGGTGGGGGTGAAATGATTCATTATGTGACGTTTGCCGCTACGGATTATGCCCCCTTGCCCTATAAATTTGAGGCAGGAACTCCCAACATTGCCGGGGCGATTGGCCTTGCAGCGGCAATGGATTATTTATGGTCATTGGACATGGAAGCCATCGTTGCTTATGAATCCCATTTACTTGAATATGCAGCTCAAGCGGTGCAATCGGTCAAGGGGTTTAATTTGATTGGCACGGCAGCCGATAAAGTGCCTATCATTTCCTTTGTCCATGGCAAAATTCATGCCCATGATATTGGTACGATTTTGGATACAGAGGGGATTGCCATCCGCAGTGGCCATCATTGCACCATGCCACTGATGGATTTTTTTGATGTACCGGCAACCACCCGAATTTCCTTGTCTTTTTATAATACGGAAAAAGAAGTGGATGCTTGTGTTAAAGCATTACATAAGGTGAAAGAGGTATTTGCCAAATGA
- the sufU gene encoding Fe-S cluster assembly sulfur transfer protein SufU → MMNLRELYQEIIIDHNRNPRNHHEMANPTCQAKGFNPLCGDKVTIYVQLKDNVIQDISFLGCGCAISQASASLMTDVLRGKSVEEAHELFRRFHHMVTIAEDPAPQSMDKLTVLAGVRAFPARVKCATLAWHTLESALKQEETTVTTE, encoded by the coding sequence ATGATGAATTTACGCGAGTTATATCAGGAAATCATCATCGACCATAACCGTAATCCGCGCAATCATCATGAGATGGCAAATCCAACTTGCCAGGCGAAAGGATTTAATCCACTGTGCGGCGATAAGGTAACGATTTACGTACAACTTAAAGACAATGTAATACAGGATATTAGTTTTTTAGGCTGTGGTTGTGCGATTTCTCAGGCTTCCGCTTCGTTGATGACGGATGTATTGCGTGGGAAATCCGTTGAAGAGGCTCATGAGTTATTCAGACGATTTCATCATATGGTCACTATTGCTGAAGACCCCGCGCCACAGTCAATGGATAAATTGACAGTCCTGGCTGGTGTGCGTGCTTTCCCGGCACGCGTAAAATGTGCAACGCTGGCATGGCATACGTTGGAGAGCGCCTTGAAACAGGAAGAGACCACGGTGACGACGGAGTAA
- the epmA gene encoding elongation factor P--(R)-beta-lysine ligase, whose translation MNLTRWRPSATIETLRRRAAILGHIRSFFNARGYLEVDTPVMAQFGVTDVYLTNIEAQFRGKSYYLQTSPEYHMKRLLAAGSGPIFQLARVFRDDELGRWHNPEFTLLEWYQLDIDHIALMDEVDVLLQTILACGPMRRQTYQHLFSEVCGFDPLTAELSELKQALRRFELQNVLTAEESDRDQYLFLLMSHVVEPKLANEAVPVAVYHFPPSQAALAQIKHGVAERFEVYFRGVELANGFHELTDAAIQGARFENDRVTRRQQGFAERAPDEYFLQALNHGLPSCSGVALGIDRLLALALEQSSLASVMAFDFSNA comes from the coding sequence ATGAATTTAACTCGTTGGCGGCCCTCAGCCACCATTGAAACATTACGTCGGCGTGCTGCTATCCTTGGTCACATTCGCTCCTTTTTTAATGCACGCGGCTATTTGGAAGTGGACACTCCCGTGATGGCGCAATTTGGAGTAACGGATGTTTATTTAACAAACATCGAGGCTCAATTTCGGGGAAAATCCTATTATTTGCAAACATCACCTGAATATCATATGAAGCGTTTATTAGCGGCTGGCAGCGGCCCTATTTTTCAGCTGGCACGTGTATTCCGTGATGATGAGCTTGGACGTTGGCATAATCCTGAATTTACTTTGCTGGAATGGTATCAGCTGGACATTGATCATATTGCCTTGATGGATGAAGTGGATGTTTTGTTGCAAACTATCCTTGCTTGCGGGCCGATGCGGCGGCAAACGTATCAGCATTTGTTTTCAGAAGTATGTGGTTTTGATCCTTTAACGGCGGAACTTTCTGAATTAAAGCAAGCCTTGCGGCGTTTTGAGCTGCAAAATGTGTTGACTGCTGAGGAGTCAGACAGAGATCAATATTTATTTCTACTGATGAGCCATGTGGTTGAACCGAAGCTTGCCAACGAAGCAGTGCCGGTTGCGGTGTATCATTTTCCACCATCTCAGGCAGCTCTGGCTCAAATCAAGCATGGTGTGGCGGAACGGTTTGAAGTGTATTTCCGCGGGGTGGAGCTGGCGAACGGTTTTCATGAGTTAACGGATGCAGCCATTCAGGGTGCGCGATTTGAGAACGATAGAGTTACTCGCCGGCAACAGGGTTTTGCTGAACGTGCTCCAGATGAATATTTCTTGCAAGCACTCAATCATGGCTTGCCTTCTTGCAGTGGAGTAGCTCTAGGCATTGATCGATTGCTTGCGTTAGCGCTTGAGCAATCTTCGCTCGCTTCGGTGATGGCGTTCGATTTTTCCAATGCTTAA